One stretch of Arachis duranensis cultivar V14167 chromosome 1, aradu.V14167.gnm2.J7QH, whole genome shotgun sequence DNA includes these proteins:
- the LOC107468349 gene encoding thioredoxin-like 1-1, chloroplastic, whose product MAELLTKTSLVSSWHGDTQHHHNPRVSVVPKSYSFGYGLKRFPSLMIKSQVLRSSTLSSDFHGKKLLFRVNRASSPNRINSQLRPSIVSQMTGRIGKVQKWWEKGIQPNMREVTSAEDLVNSLLNAGDKLVIVDFFSPGCGGCKALHPKICQLAEMNPDIQFLQVNYEDHRSMCYSLNVHVLPFFRFYRGAEGRLCQFSCTNATIKKFRDALAKHTPERCSLEPTKGLEEKELLALAANKELTFTYTPKPKPKPVQPAAPSLKPLPLPSFTANSDVSKDRTLATSGR is encoded by the exons atggcCGAGCTTTTGACCAAGACGAGCTTGGTTTCTTCATGGCATGGAGATACACAACATCATCATAATCCTAGGGTTTCTGTCGTTCCTAAGAGTTATAGCTTTGGTTATGGTTTGAAGAGATTCCCTTCTTTGATGATAAAATCACAGGTGCTCAGATCTTCAACTCTTTCATCTGATTTTCATGGCAAAAAGCTCTTATTTCGTGTGAATAGAGCATCATCGCCTAACAGGATTAATTCGCAGCTTCGACCTTCTATCGTGTCTCAG atgACTGGTAGAATTGGTAAGGTTCAGAAATGGTGGGAGAAAGGGATTCAACCGAACATGAGGGAAGTGACTTCCGCAGAGGACCTTGTGAATTCACTATTGAACGCAGGGGACAAGcttgttattgttgatttcttctCTCCGGGTTGTGGTGGCTGCAAAGCCCTTCATCCTAAG ATATGTCAATTGGCTGAGATGAATCCTGATATTCAGTTCCTTCAGGTGAACTATGAGGATCATAGATCCATGTGTTATAGCCTCAATGTCCATGTTCTTCCCTTCTTCCGCTTCTATAGAGGAGCTGAAGGCCGTTTATGCCAGTTTAGCTGTACCAATGCTACG ATCAAGAAGTTCAGAGATGCATTAGCTAAACACACCCCAGAAAGATGTAGCTTGGAACCAACAAAAGGGTTAGAAGAGAAAGAACTTCTAGCACTTGCTGCCAACAAAGAACTCACCTTCACATACACCCCAAAACCAAAACCGAAACCAGTTCAACCTGCTGCACCCAGTTTAAAGCCCCTCCCTTTACCCTCATTCACAGCAAATTCTGATGTCTCCAAAGACAGAACCTTGGCCACTTCTGGGAGATGA